Proteins found in one Candidatus Dependentiae bacterium genomic segment:
- a CDS encoding ATP-grasp domain-containing protein — translation MSKLRVGVFMGGRTIEKEVSFNSGRTVCDHLDTVRYDVIPLYQTSNGALYLLPWHFLHRGKTSDFEHRLPNEAQCITWDSLKNLIDFAYIATHGRYAEDGTLQGFFEVLGIPYLGSKVFSSALGMDKNMQRDFLAAAGVDIPKDIVVTAQQIEQFDKNAILSRLEKHNVTLPYIIKPCKEGSSLGISVVFDNKDLHQALITASEIYPGIHQDVLVQEKLEGMEFSCIILTDYKTGTLIPLPPTEIVPEAGTHFHDYEQKYMPGRASKFTPARTTPEIIARIQGICAQAMHALGITNIGRIDGFYTNDDRIAIVDPNTLSGMGPASFLFRQGAEINMSHTKVINHLIETELEHYGMLDAILTQEKKDAKHVQAEQKMRIAVLLGGASNEKEISLESGRNVTYKLSPHKYDVMPIFVNANMELYKLTHSQLVRGSIKEIEELLQPEAKLQWSDLPTITDFVFIALHGGHGEDGSIQGTLEMLGLPYNGSSVLTSALCMDKFKTTQFLRSKGFEVPQARLISNTEWRADKEQIVKEICTTMPLPLIVKPHNDGCSVMVQKVKRTADLEKSIELLFASDKEYALVEECIIGMELTVGVIGNNNPQALIPSQAVTTSDILSIEEKFLPGAGENQTPAPLPQETLQLVQQIMVDAYKALGCKGYSRIDCFYQTGQQSPTGVERVVIIENNSLPGLTPATCIFHQAAEMGIKPMDFIDMIVQFGFEEHHHARVSHDAGKPLQQ, via the coding sequence GTGTCAAAGCTTCGCGTCGGTGTTTTTATGGGCGGCAGAACAATCGAAAAAGAAGTCTCGTTTAATTCTGGACGTACCGTTTGCGACCATCTGGACACTGTGCGTTATGACGTTATTCCGCTCTATCAAACAAGTAATGGCGCTTTATATCTTTTGCCATGGCATTTTTTGCACCGTGGAAAAACTTCAGACTTTGAACATCGCCTGCCCAACGAAGCACAATGTATTACCTGGGACTCACTCAAAAACTTAATCGACTTTGCTTATATTGCTACGCATGGCCGCTATGCTGAAGACGGTACCTTGCAAGGATTTTTTGAAGTACTTGGTATCCCTTACCTCGGCTCAAAAGTTTTTTCGAGCGCTTTAGGCATGGACAAAAACATGCAACGAGATTTCTTAGCTGCAGCTGGCGTTGATATCCCCAAAGATATTGTAGTGACTGCACAACAAATCGAACAATTCGATAAAAATGCTATTCTTTCACGGCTAGAAAAACACAACGTCACACTACCCTATATCATCAAGCCCTGCAAAGAAGGGTCATCTTTAGGTATCTCGGTCGTGTTTGACAACAAAGATCTTCACCAAGCACTGATTACAGCATCAGAAATCTACCCTGGCATACACCAAGATGTGTTAGTCCAAGAAAAACTTGAGGGCATGGAATTTTCATGCATAATTTTGACTGATTATAAAACAGGTACCCTTATTCCCTTACCGCCAACAGAAATAGTTCCTGAAGCTGGTACACACTTTCACGATTACGAACAAAAATACATGCCAGGCAGAGCATCAAAGTTCACCCCTGCACGTACAACACCAGAAATCATTGCCCGTATTCAAGGGATCTGTGCTCAAGCTATGCACGCTCTTGGTATTACCAATATTGGACGAATTGATGGCTTTTACACCAATGACGATCGCATTGCCATTGTAGATCCCAACACCTTATCGGGCATGGGACCTGCAAGCTTTTTATTCAGACAAGGTGCTGAAATTAATATGAGTCACACGAAAGTGATTAACCACCTCATTGAAACAGAATTAGAACATTACGGCATGCTCGATGCCATTCTCACCCAAGAAAAAAAGGATGCAAAGCACGTGCAAGCAGAACAAAAAATGCGTATTGCAGTATTACTCGGCGGCGCATCCAACGAAAAAGAAATTTCACTCGAATCGGGGCGCAATGTCACCTACAAACTTTCGCCGCACAAATATGATGTTATGCCTATCTTTGTTAATGCTAACATGGAGCTGTACAAACTCACCCACTCACAACTCGTACGTGGTTCAATAAAAGAAATAGAAGAATTGCTGCAACCAGAAGCGAAATTACAATGGAGCGATTTGCCCACGATTACTGATTTTGTATTTATTGCACTACACGGCGGCCACGGCGAAGATGGATCAATCCAAGGCACCTTAGAAATGCTCGGACTACCCTACAATGGATCATCGGTACTGACCAGCGCATTATGCATGGATAAATTTAAAACAACGCAATTCTTGCGCAGCAAGGGATTTGAAGTCCCTCAAGCGCGCTTGATTTCAAATACTGAATGGCGTGCTGACAAAGAACAAATCGTCAAAGAAATATGTACAACAATGCCATTGCCGCTTATCGTCAAACCACACAATGATGGCTGCAGTGTTATGGTACAAAAAGTAAAACGAACAGCAGATTTAGAAAAGTCTATTGAACTACTGTTTGCAAGCGATAAAGAATATGCGTTGGTTGAAGAATGCATCATTGGCATGGAGCTCACGGTGGGCGTTATCGGCAACAATAATCCACAAGCATTAATCCCTAGCCAAGCAGTCACCACATCGGATATTCTTTCCATCGAAGAAAAATTCTTGCCCGGCGCTGGCGAAAATCAAACCCCTGCCCCACTACCACAAGAAACATTACAGCTGGTGCAACAGATCATGGTTGATGCGTATAAAGCACTTGGCTGCAAAGGCTACTCACGCATTGATTGCTTCTATCAAACCGGGCAACAAAGCCCAACAGGGGTTGAGCGCGTAGTGATTATAGAAAACAACTCATTGCCTGGATTGACCCCTGCAACGTGCATATTCCACCAAGCCGCTGAGATGGGCATTAAACCAATGGATTTCATTGATATGATTGTCCAGTTTGGGTTTGAAGAGCACCACCATGCACGAGTATCCCACGATGCAGGCAAACCACTTCAACAATAG
- a CDS encoding phospholipase D-like domain-containing protein, translating to MFCKFFLRINGIMLFGFASVFIQAAQQNPKVTPEKTKLTPAQQASGTIKRQRTGEPSVQKNQQKVLLGEQSQGISSSRQLIFEPIQSGMEIAQSALSSNEEKKGGEESQSSQQEASEIAFAREQLIKNDDTPIGKAFFASDGNLRQVVVGLIKAETTRISVAMYTFTDDFIAEALIEARKRGIIVEVVLDSSQLGAQYDKFIQRRVRDKLIQGGVSVYVWPLPQKKEYSYSLMHNKFIIFDTTLVHRILLLTGSYNFTEAAFKKHQENALIIENGDLVVEYVKEFERLKENSRLLNPNNLSSSPSSS from the coding sequence ATGTTTTGTAAATTTTTTTTAAGAATCAACGGTATTATGTTGTTCGGTTTTGCGTCGGTGTTTATTCAAGCTGCCCAACAAAACCCAAAAGTAACGCCAGAGAAAACTAAATTAACACCAGCACAGCAAGCTTCAGGTACAATAAAACGTCAACGTACTGGTGAACCTAGTGTTCAGAAAAACCAACAAAAAGTACTTCTAGGTGAGCAAAGTCAGGGGATCTCTTCATCAAGGCAGCTTATTTTTGAACCAATTCAATCGGGAATGGAAATAGCCCAGTCTGCATTATCGTCAAATGAAGAAAAAAAAGGAGGAGAGGAATCTCAATCGAGTCAGCAAGAAGCTTCAGAAATCGCTTTTGCTCGAGAGCAGCTCATTAAAAATGATGACACGCCTATTGGTAAGGCCTTTTTTGCTTCCGATGGGAACCTGAGGCAGGTTGTTGTTGGTCTTATTAAAGCCGAGACGACAAGAATTTCTGTTGCTATGTATACATTTACTGATGATTTTATTGCTGAAGCATTAATTGAGGCTCGCAAGAGAGGCATTATTGTTGAGGTGGTTTTAGATTCTTCACAGCTAGGTGCACAGTATGATAAGTTTATTCAACGTAGAGTTAGGGATAAACTTATTCAAGGTGGAGTTTCTGTTTATGTTTGGCCTCTTCCGCAAAAAAAAGAGTACTCATATAGTCTTATGCATAATAAATTTATTATTTTTGATACAACTCTTGTGCATCGTATTTTACTGTTGACTGGTTCTTATAATTTTACCGAAGCTGCTTTTAAAAAGCATCAAGAAAATGCATTGATCATCGAAAATGGTGATTTAGTGGTAGAATATGTTAAGGAATTTGAACGTTTAAAAGAAAATTCTAGACTATTGAACCCCAATAACCTTTCATCATCGCCTTCGTCTTCTTAA
- a CDS encoding nitroreductase family protein codes for MYPKIFAFGAACFVLVGAAITTCKHLQDSQLRADTRKPAHKVADCIINRWSPRAMSGQPMTDEELNSLFEAARWAPSSYNDQPWFFLYAKRDSQHWQTYFDLLVDFNKEWAKKASVLVVVISRNNFTHNNAPSRTHSFDTGAAWQNMALQASMNGFVARGMGGFDYDRAKTALQISDDYTVEAMIALGKPGNKEDLPQYMQEQETPSTRKKVEEFSIEGTFGK; via the coding sequence ATGTACCCAAAAATATTTGCATTTGGAGCAGCATGTTTTGTGCTTGTTGGTGCCGCGATAACAACGTGTAAGCACTTGCAGGATTCTCAACTTAGGGCTGATACAAGAAAGCCAGCTCATAAGGTTGCTGATTGTATTATCAATCGTTGGTCACCGCGTGCTATGTCTGGGCAACCAATGACGGATGAGGAATTGAATTCTCTTTTTGAGGCGGCACGTTGGGCTCCTTCATCGTATAATGATCAACCATGGTTTTTTCTGTATGCAAAGCGTGACTCACAACACTGGCAAACCTACTTTGACCTATTAGTAGATTTTAACAAAGAGTGGGCAAAAAAAGCATCAGTTTTAGTAGTGGTTATTTCACGCAATAATTTTACCCACAATAATGCGCCATCGCGCACACATTCATTTGATACGGGCGCTGCATGGCAAAATATGGCATTACAAGCATCGATGAATGGTTTTGTTGCGCGTGGTATGGGTGGTTTTGATTACGATCGCGCAAAGACAGCATTGCAGATTTCTGATGATTATACGGTTGAGGCTATGATCGCGCTTGGCAAACCTGGCAACAAAGAAGATTTACCTCAATACATGCAAGAACAAGAAACGCCCTCGACGCGAAAAAAAGTGGAAGAGTTCTCTATTGAAGGTACTTTTGGCAAATAA
- the priA gene encoding primosomal protein N' produces the protein MFIQVRLLKGFQEPLLYEVPKNWDNQSLVGKLVRVPIQKSLRSALVMQQFATKPTDCIFTIKQAHAIEPFPADPYYFKFIHQLSAYYQVEPLYLIKRIQQFLVDNEMEDQVVSSHNPEKTLAHVTLTNEQQTVVDFLTPYIAEPAYVPTVLHGVTGSGKTEIYKNLIIKNFAHQKNTLLMLPEVTLAIQFEKLMRAQLPSEIPIFSFHSATTPKNKRLLWHALLTQQPILIIGVHLPILLPLPNLGMIIIDEEHEVGYQEKKHPKINSKDAAIWCASIHKIPIILGSATPSINSLYNVHNKGWHFFQLKNRFAGTFPTIKTVFLTDKNSRKSFWISKQLESAIKDRLLKNEQTIIFINRRGFSFFVQCKACSFIFQCKNCSVSLTLHADNLLTCHYCAISMQLPQQCPPCQASDAQFLKKGIGTQQVVTILEKLFPQARIARADMDTTLKKKVWQQTVLDFEQGNLDILVGTQTITKGFHFPGVTLVGILWADLNLHFPMYNAAETTLQQLIQVAGRAGRQRPDSQVIVQTMIDHAIFQYLNEIDYLSFYDAELEKRTMLNYPPCMRLVELELKNSDPHSIEREATHLMHTMMEINTKKELQLQLLGPAKPPVHKIKNTYARKIYIKGSSIQNIIILFQSINTYAYKSHIFFTPNPVT, from the coding sequence ATGTTTATTCAAGTACGCCTTCTTAAAGGATTTCAAGAGCCATTACTGTACGAAGTTCCCAAGAATTGGGATAACCAGTCGCTTGTCGGCAAGCTCGTGCGCGTGCCAATACAAAAATCTTTGCGCTCAGCATTAGTTATGCAACAATTTGCAACAAAACCAACCGACTGTATCTTTACCATTAAACAAGCACATGCCATTGAACCATTTCCCGCTGACCCCTACTATTTCAAATTTATTCATCAACTGAGTGCGTACTACCAAGTAGAACCGCTGTATTTGATTAAACGTATTCAACAGTTTTTGGTAGACAATGAAATGGAAGACCAAGTAGTCAGCAGTCATAACCCAGAAAAGACCCTAGCGCACGTCACCCTCACCAACGAACAACAAACAGTGGTTGATTTTCTGACGCCCTACATTGCAGAACCAGCCTATGTGCCTACCGTGCTGCATGGGGTAACCGGATCGGGCAAAACTGAAATCTATAAAAACTTAATCATCAAGAACTTTGCACATCAAAAGAACACGCTCTTGATGTTGCCGGAAGTAACCCTCGCTATCCAATTTGAAAAACTTATGCGAGCGCAGTTACCTTCAGAAATTCCTATATTCAGCTTTCATTCAGCAACAACGCCTAAAAACAAACGACTACTCTGGCATGCCTTGCTCACCCAACAACCAATACTTATTATCGGTGTGCATTTGCCCATATTGCTGCCATTGCCTAATCTTGGCATGATTATTATTGATGAAGAGCACGAAGTTGGTTATCAAGAAAAAAAGCATCCCAAAATAAATAGTAAAGATGCTGCAATCTGGTGCGCCAGCATACACAAAATTCCTATTATATTAGGGTCAGCTACGCCATCAATCAATTCACTGTACAATGTCCATAACAAAGGTTGGCACTTTTTCCAACTCAAAAATAGGTTTGCCGGAACGTTCCCGACCATAAAAACCGTATTTTTGACTGACAAAAACAGCCGCAAATCTTTCTGGATTAGCAAACAATTGGAAAGCGCTATTAAAGACCGATTACTAAAAAATGAGCAAACCATTATTTTTATAAACAGACGAGGTTTTAGTTTTTTTGTGCAATGCAAAGCGTGTAGCTTTATATTCCAATGCAAAAATTGTTCAGTCAGTTTAACCCTGCATGCTGACAATCTTCTGACGTGTCACTATTGTGCCATCTCAATGCAACTGCCTCAACAATGTCCTCCCTGCCAGGCATCTGATGCTCAATTTTTAAAAAAAGGTATCGGCACACAACAAGTGGTCACCATTTTAGAAAAACTATTCCCCCAGGCTCGCATTGCCCGTGCAGACATGGACACCACACTCAAGAAAAAAGTGTGGCAACAAACGGTATTGGATTTTGAACAAGGCAATCTTGATATTCTGGTTGGCACACAAACCATCACGAAAGGTTTTCACTTTCCTGGTGTCACCCTTGTTGGCATCTTATGGGCCGACCTCAATCTTCATTTTCCTATGTATAATGCCGCAGAAACTACCCTCCAACAACTCATTCAAGTTGCTGGTCGCGCCGGGCGACAACGACCTGACAGCCAAGTGATTGTGCAGACTATGATTGATCATGCTATATTTCAATATCTTAACGAAATTGATTATCTCAGTTTTTATGATGCTGAACTAGAAAAGCGCACCATGCTCAACTATCCGCCATGCATGCGGCTTGTTGAACTAGAATTAAAAAACTCAGACCCTCATAGCATTGAACGAGAAGCTACCCACCTTATGCATACAATGATGGAAATTAACACCAAGAAAGAGTTACAATTACAGCTCTTAGGTCCTGCAAAGCCACCAGTACATAAAATTAAAAACACTTATGCACGGAAAATTTATATTAAAGGCAGTAGTATTCAGAACATTATTATACTTTTTCAGAGTATCAATACATACGCCTATAAAAGTCACATCTTCTTCACGCCAAATCCCGTAACTTAA
- the orn gene encoding oligoribonuclease, which produces MASDKNLVWIDLEMTGLRPEIDVIVEIATIITDDQLNIIAEGPSLVIHQPEEKLAAMDEFVVKMHTKSGLIAKIRESAVSPEQAEQETLAFIMEHCNKGKALMAGNSIWQDRAFLYVHMPSILAFLDYRLIDVSSVKKLVQYWYPKNPNLQFKKPDNHRALEDVQQSIEELKHYRKHFFINEN; this is translated from the coding sequence ATGGCTTCAGATAAAAATTTAGTGTGGATTGATTTGGAAATGACGGGCCTCAGGCCTGAGATTGATGTTATTGTAGAAATTGCGACAATCATTACCGACGATCAGCTGAATATCATAGCAGAAGGTCCGTCGCTGGTGATTCATCAACCAGAAGAAAAGCTAGCAGCAATGGATGAGTTTGTAGTCAAAATGCATACTAAATCTGGGCTTATTGCAAAAATTCGTGAATCTGCCGTTTCGCCAGAACAAGCTGAACAAGAAACCTTGGCATTCATTATGGAGCATTGCAACAAAGGCAAAGCTCTGATGGCTGGAAACTCTATCTGGCAAGATCGTGCCTTTTTATATGTTCATATGCCAAGCATTCTGGCCTTTTTAGATTATCGCCTTATCGATGTAAGTTCAGTAAAAAAGTTGGTGCAGTATTGGTATCCAAAAAATCCCAATCTCCAATTCAAAAAACCTGACAATCACCGAGCGCTTGAAGATGTTCAACAATCAATTGAAGAGCTGAAGCATTATCGCAAGCACTTTTTTATCAATGAGAATTAA
- a CDS encoding ankyrin repeat domain-containing protein, protein MKELSSILLILSILLTVTPYIRASQTATTNTMSQGAEPKGANKQLLDAIAEKDPQKWPTAIDAALQAGADINFQAKDGTTPLRQAVRTGNTKIVETLLKNPTIDINLVDNQSLTPLMSAIVRNHKDIVSVLIKDPRINPNIQSNIGRNALHLAVVSKNPETLKLITGNVLITKLNLSAKEKDGFTPLTMAKKLAEITKDKDQKLADVYKNMAAHLETAEKIQRDQIEGRKQALKELEDAGATHMPSDLLEDGENDTFKLMEEYKSGGFGQVYRN, encoded by the coding sequence ATGAAAGAACTATCATCGATACTATTAATACTCAGCATACTGCTCACCGTTACTCCCTACATAAGAGCATCACAAACAGCAACCACTAACACAATGTCGCAAGGGGCAGAGCCTAAAGGCGCTAATAAACAATTATTAGACGCAATTGCAGAGAAAGATCCTCAAAAATGGCCTACTGCTATTGATGCAGCTCTTCAAGCAGGAGCCGATATTAATTTTCAAGCCAAAGACGGCACAACGCCACTCAGACAAGCAGTGCGAACGGGCAACACAAAGATTGTAGAAACCTTACTAAAAAACCCCACTATCGATATTAATCTTGTCGACAATCAAAGCTTAACCCCATTAATGTCTGCTATCGTAAGAAACCATAAGGATATAGTCTCGGTCTTGATAAAAGACCCTAGAATAAACCCTAATATACAAAGTAACATTGGACGAAATGCACTGCATTTAGCCGTCGTGAGTAAAAATCCAGAAACACTTAAATTAATAACAGGCAACGTACTCATCACTAAACTTAACTTATCGGCTAAGGAAAAAGATGGATTCACTCCACTAACGATGGCAAAAAAATTAGCAGAGATAACCAAAGACAAAGATCAAAAACTGGCTGATGTCTACAAAAATATGGCCGCACACCTAGAAACAGCAGAAAAAATACAACGCGATCAAATTGAAGGACGAAAGCAAGCACTCAAAGAACTAGAGGACGCTGGTGCTACCCATATGCCTTCTGATCTATTAGAAGATGGTGAGAATGATACCTTTAAACTCATGGAAGAATATAAATCGGGTGGCTTTGGTCAAGTGTATCGTAACTAA
- a CDS encoding ankyrin repeat domain-containing protein codes for MKTIVKNSIILSLFLMAYSAIAMLKKSPSNISWLNFQQYQQLQPTSPKKAVDDNQQPTHVEDNNISSHIAAAFDQETNYNDDSDDSDDDDDYFMEKYFPHIPQSPITAQQKIDLSLLRTSKTGDYTNVKNALEQGANPSVQGSLGQTALHYCAIEVNRVHIAQLLLKHQANINAQDDEGNTPLHVAAIFGILHSNNEMRDYLIKNKANRHIQNNDGFSAATLDRLCRQHPEEIQQANIDS; via the coding sequence ATGAAAACTATAGTGAAAAATAGCATTATACTATCGCTCTTTTTAATGGCTTATTCAGCAATTGCTATGCTTAAAAAATCACCGAGCAATATCTCATGGCTTAACTTTCAACAATACCAGCAACTGCAACCCACATCTCCAAAAAAAGCGGTTGACGATAATCAACAACCTACTCACGTTGAAGATAATAATATATCATCACACATTGCGGCAGCGTTTGATCAGGAGACTAATTACAATGATGATAGTGATGATAGCGATGATGACGATGATTATTTTATGGAAAAATACTTTCCCCACATCCCACAATCCCCAATCACCGCCCAACAAAAAATTGATTTAAGCTTATTGCGAACATCAAAAACAGGTGATTATACCAATGTAAAAAATGCATTAGAACAAGGCGCTAACCCCAGTGTGCAAGGATCTTTGGGACAGACTGCCCTTCATTACTGCGCAATAGAAGTCAATCGCGTTCATATTGCACAATTATTATTGAAGCATCAGGCTAATATTAATGCACAAGATGATGAGGGAAATACACCATTACATGTCGCAGCAATTTTTGGAATACTGCATAGCAATAATGAGATGCGAGACTATCTGATTAAAAATAAAGCCAATCGCCATATACAAAACAATGACGGATTTTCTGCTGCTACTTTGGATAGATTATGCAGGCAACATCCAGAAGAAATACAACAAGCCAATATAGACTCGTAG
- a CDS encoding ankyrin repeat domain-containing protein, translated as MQKKIIFIITLITKTMVINTMDKPSPIRYTANEQLQQQPDNTTNKQILHPDVMDVKKIEEHLEKALKDGMDPNCRDHEGQTNLHVAASQNNKNIVKILLENKAHPNLPDDQQCTPLTIAVAQRRNSIASLILNNMMEQSINPSGFGDAINTPLHYALVFKNYPLAKQLIESKANPNAQDEGGDTPLHLLAMTGSHNQERKEIKKILIAAGANVNIRNDDGKTIATLQQEKRIRRRSNFYN; from the coding sequence ATGCAAAAAAAAATAATTTTTATCATCACGCTCATAACAAAAACAATGGTCATAAATACGATGGATAAACCATCGCCTATTAGGTATACGGCCAATGAACAATTGCAACAACAGCCGGATAACACAACAAACAAACAAATTTTACATCCTGATGTCATGGATGTAAAAAAAATAGAGGAACACCTAGAAAAAGCCCTCAAAGATGGCATGGACCCCAATTGTCGTGACCATGAAGGACAAACCAATCTTCATGTTGCCGCATCACAAAATAATAAGAATATAGTGAAGATCCTTTTGGAAAACAAAGCACATCCTAATCTGCCTGACGATCAACAATGTACACCTTTGACCATTGCTGTCGCTCAACGAAGAAACAGCATCGCTTCTTTAATTTTGAATAATATGATGGAGCAATCTATTAATCCGAGTGGTTTTGGGGACGCAATTAATACACCTCTTCATTATGCACTAGTCTTTAAAAACTACCCGTTAGCAAAACAACTGATTGAGAGTAAAGCGAACCCTAATGCACAAGACGAAGGCGGAGATACACCATTACATCTTCTGGCAATGACAGGGTCACATAATCAAGAGCGCAAAGAGATCAAAAAAATTCTCATTGCTGCAGGCGCTAATGTGAATATAAGAAATGATGACGGAAAAACAATAGCTACTCTTCAACAAGAGAAAAGAATACGCAGGCGTTCAAACTTCTACAATTAA